Proteins co-encoded in one Macrobrachium nipponense isolate FS-2020 chromosome 24, ASM1510439v2, whole genome shotgun sequence genomic window:
- the LOC135205402 gene encoding uncharacterized protein LOC135205402 yields the protein MNNRGKLYASCNLSTECEFMGQLEDTYYDTLQSRLFQGRYIAIATNGRIKRARRLNGPLGKEHFFLSRKVKLEDVHRIIEQYHRRLETRPPQRCACYNMTSGSSSGGGHACTVPTPPVTVEPVPTQPTTVRPSRCKTVKRGKKCRKRPKCKSKKCRKRKKHRRKSKRGRRKKEKGQELTTTPASVQVRDIPRRRKLEVKGGHSRVRHQQTYQYKEGLQRPLTGSVPTNASLQTRRPRRQHLHMYPSPFLTTPTPTSSHSTLRLTSNTRRPRLGTITTTPSLPFPSAPSSAHPNRARHAHNARRQRRPRGPLKSPTSVTA from the exons ATGAATAACCGGGGCAAATTATACGCCAGT tGCAACTTGAGCACAGAGTGTGAGTTCATGGGCCAATTGGAGGATACTTACTACGACACTCTACAGAGCCGTCTCTTCCAGGGACGGTACATTGCCATTGCCACAAATGGAAGAATCAAGCGAGCACGACGTTTAAATGGCCCCTTAGGAAAGGAGCACTTTTTTCTCTCTAGAAAAGTGAAATTGGAAGATGTGCACCGCATAATTGAACAGTACCACAGACGCCTTGAAACACGGCCTCCTCAGCGTTGTGCATGCTACAATATGACATCAGGTAGCAGTAGTGGAGGAGGACATGCATGTACTGTACCCACTCCTCCAGTAACAGTTGAGCCTGTGCCCACACAACCTACTACTGTGCGTCCTTCCCGATGTAAAACTGTCAAACGTGGTAAGAAGTGTAGAAAACGGCCAAAATGTAAATCTAAGAAATGCCGGAAGAGAAAAAAGCACAGAAGGAAATCTAAAAGAGGTcgcaggaaaaaagaaaaaggacaggaattgacaacaacacctgcatcAGTTCAGGTCAGGGACATACCAAGAAGAAGAAAGTTAGAAGTTAAGGGAGGTCATTCTAGAGTTAGACACCAACAGACATACCAATATAAAGAAGGTCTACAAAGACCACTAACGGGATCTGTCCCTACAAATGCATCTCTTCAGACAAGAAGACCACGACGTCAGCATCTGCACATGTATCCCTCTCCCTTTCTAACAACTCCAACTCCAACTTCCTCACATAGTACTCTGAGGCTAACCAGTAATACAAGGCGGCCGAGGCTGGGTACCATAACGACTACCCCATCTCTGCCCTTTCCCTCTGCGCCCTCGTCCGCCCACCCAAACCGTGCCCGCCACGCCCATAATGCGAGACGGCAGCGGAGACCACGGGGGCCGCTCAAATCTCCCACCTCAGTTACTGCTTAG